A single window of Sulfitobacter sp. JL08 DNA harbors:
- a CDS encoding DUF3299 domain-containing protein produces MTVFARLALILSLAVPPGLAMAADPQDISWHMLAPSAAVIENPFENLTDDQMDTLRQILRFEALAEQSYEASFTTEAQALREQLEEDGLDVDGLFAARLAIMEKREAAATGVNEALIGSSIRMPGYVLPLEFKDRKVVEFLLVPTVGACIHTPPPPANQVVHVVYPEGIEVNGLFTPVWITGTMVAQSSVQDVGYVDGQAPVSVSYSMQPLLVESYGG; encoded by the coding sequence ATGACCGTGTTCGCTCGTCTCGCCTTGATACTCTCGCTTGCCGTTCCTCCGGGGCTCGCAATGGCGGCTGACCCTCAGGACATCTCCTGGCATATGCTCGCCCCTTCAGCCGCAGTGATCGAGAACCCGTTCGAGAACCTCACCGACGATCAGATGGACACCCTTCGCCAGATTCTGCGATTCGAGGCCCTGGCCGAGCAGAGCTATGAGGCCTCGTTCACCACCGAGGCGCAAGCGTTACGCGAACAACTGGAGGAGGACGGCCTGGATGTCGACGGATTGTTCGCCGCGCGCCTCGCGATCATGGAAAAACGCGAAGCGGCGGCCACCGGGGTGAACGAGGCACTTATCGGCAGCAGCATCCGGATGCCGGGCTATGTTCTGCCCTTGGAGTTCAAGGACCGGAAGGTTGTCGAATTCCTGCTGGTGCCGACGGTCGGCGCCTGCATCCACACCCCGCCGCCCCCCGCCAACCAGGTCGTCCATGTCGTGTATCCCGAGGGGATCGAGGTCAACGGACTCTTCACTCCCGTATGGATCACCGGGACCATGGTCGCCCAGAGTTCGGTTCAGGACGTTGGGTATGTCGACGGACAGGCCCCGGTTTCCGTCAGCTATTCGATGCAGCCATTGTTGGTCGAAAGCTATGGCGGTTGA
- a CDS encoding phage holin family protein, producing the protein MLEDLLKTFLHSQLGDVRRRTRGALLEVVAFGLFGLAIVLLFLGMFLWLSVRMEPWLAAIMLAALALLAALALVYVGRTLLRRKEPDPHHKALAALQSLGLLSQSGPKGSEKVADKQEPEIAMVASALAAGLILGRSTKR; encoded by the coding sequence ATGCTGGAAGACTTGCTTAAAACCTTTTTACATTCGCAACTTGGCGATGTGCGGCGTAGAACCAGAGGAGCGCTTCTAGAAGTTGTGGCATTTGGGCTGTTCGGTCTTGCAATTGTTTTACTGTTCTTGGGAATGTTCCTGTGGCTTTCCGTTCGGATGGAACCGTGGTTAGCCGCAATCATGCTCGCCGCTCTTGCACTTCTCGCCGCTCTCGCGCTCGTGTATGTTGGTCGGACGCTTCTACGGCGCAAAGAACCCGATCCACATCATAAGGCGCTTGCAGCGCTACAATCTTTGGGGCTGCTTTCACAAAGCGGCCCGAAAGGCTCCGAAAAAGTTGCAGACAAGCAGGAACCAGAAATAGCAATGGTCGCTTCAGCTTTGGCGGCAGGGCTGATACTCGGACGCTCCACAAAACGCTAG
- a CDS encoding AI-2E family transporter produces MKAEARDLLERALPLCAIAIVFLLGALALSPFAPALMWSVFVSVALYPLHMRLTGRLGGARGLATAITAIGLIVIVLIPMLFLLRSIIAILPELAVLVLEGGNLEKIGLDIPANMPPTWLNLWNGLRDDFEAIRRFAGGDLRLWFSTLLLEGRLIGHFVLEFLLGLILAAVILQNADPLHRLSSKAFQELGGARGLKLAERSVLTIRYTVLGILGSAAVQTAIAAFAYWLVGVPHWPLLAFATFMLGLLQVGPVLIWGPLALWLWLDGQSGMAIFLALWGLFAVGLSDNAVKALVVARGANLPATLVFLGALGGLMVWGIVGIFLGPVILALCLELILWWLEEDGVDALGQNKRQTET; encoded by the coding sequence ATGAAGGCCGAAGCACGCGACCTTCTCGAAAGAGCATTGCCTCTCTGCGCGATAGCTATTGTCTTTTTGTTGGGCGCGCTCGCGCTTAGTCCTTTTGCGCCAGCGCTGATGTGGTCAGTTTTTGTTTCGGTCGCCCTGTATCCACTGCATATGCGCCTCACGGGCCGGCTTGGCGGTGCCCGTGGGTTGGCGACTGCGATTACCGCGATTGGATTGATTGTCATTGTTCTAATTCCGATGTTGTTTCTTCTGCGCTCTATAATCGCCATCCTGCCAGAGCTCGCGGTCTTGGTGCTGGAAGGGGGAAACCTTGAGAAAATCGGGTTGGATATCCCTGCAAATATGCCGCCGACATGGCTCAATTTATGGAATGGTCTGCGGGACGACTTCGAGGCCATCAGACGCTTTGCTGGTGGCGATCTGCGTCTGTGGTTTTCCACATTATTGCTGGAGGGGCGGCTTATTGGTCATTTTGTACTGGAGTTTTTGCTCGGACTGATACTTGCAGCTGTGATCTTGCAAAATGCTGACCCTCTCCATCGGCTTTCCTCCAAAGCGTTCCAAGAGTTGGGTGGTGCGCGGGGTTTAAAGCTGGCAGAACGTTCAGTTCTCACGATACGCTACACAGTTCTTGGCATTCTCGGCTCTGCAGCTGTTCAGACAGCTATTGCGGCCTTTGCGTATTGGCTGGTTGGTGTTCCGCATTGGCCGCTACTTGCCTTCGCGACTTTCATGCTGGGTCTGCTTCAGGTCGGGCCCGTACTGATCTGGGGCCCGTTGGCATTGTGGCTTTGGCTGGACGGTCAGTCCGGAATGGCAATTTTTCTTGCACTATGGGGGCTTTTCGCCGTCGGGCTTTCTGATAACGCAGTGAAAGCGCTTGTAGTCGCGCGAGGCGCTAATCTTCCGGCGACCCTTGTCTTTTTAGGCGCGCTCGGCGGTCTGATGGTCTGGGGGATCGTGGGCATCTTTCTTGGGCCGGTCATACTGGCTTTATGTCTAGAGTTGATCTTATGGTGGCTGGAAGAAGATGGCGTTGACGCACTTGGCCAAAACAAAAGGCAAACCGAAACTTGA
- a CDS encoding DUF883 family protein, with protein sequence MEDMSQSKGREDVDRQFKIIREDITTLSKLLREIGEEKAGEKRDAALAEAAELLEKSRSAIDEGRLKASAAKTSVEDYIREQPVQSALIALGVGFLVGMISRR encoded by the coding sequence GTGGAAGATATGTCACAAAGCAAAGGTCGCGAGGATGTCGACCGGCAGTTCAAAATCATTCGTGAGGACATTACAACACTGTCAAAGCTTCTGCGTGAGATCGGCGAAGAGAAAGCTGGCGAAAAGCGGGATGCCGCTTTGGCAGAAGCTGCGGAACTTCTTGAAAAATCCAGGTCTGCGATTGACGAGGGCCGGCTCAAAGCGAGCGCGGCGAAGACATCGGTTGAAGACTACATTCGCGAACAACCTGTCCAGTCCGCTCTGATTGCCCTTGGGGTTGGGTTTCTGGTTGGCATGATATCACGTCGCTGA